The following are encoded in a window of Halorarum salinum genomic DNA:
- the lipA gene encoding lipoyl synthase, which produces MSSRRRKPDWLKMRPPAGQRFTDIKSTLREHDLHTVCEEANCPNLGECWSGGEGPGSGPGTATFMLMGDRCSRGCNFCDVETGGMEPLDPDEPANVAKAVAEIGLEYVVLTSVDRDDLADGGSAHFAETVREIKRRDPGTLVEVLVPDFGGDEAAVRRIVEAEPDVIAHNVETVERLQWPVRDRRANYGQTLDVLEQVSLESDVYTKTSVMLGLGEYDHEVYRTLRDLREADVDIVTLGQYLQPSRSHLDVFEYVHPDVFETWRRVAESELGFLYCASGPMVRSSYKAGEFFVEALVREGRSVEEARAHARAASGD; this is translated from the coding sequence ATGAGCAGTCGGCGCCGCAAGCCTGACTGGCTGAAGATGCGCCCGCCCGCGGGCCAGCGCTTCACCGACATCAAGTCGACCCTCCGCGAGCACGACCTCCACACAGTGTGTGAGGAGGCCAACTGCCCGAACCTGGGGGAGTGCTGGTCGGGAGGCGAGGGCCCCGGCTCCGGCCCGGGCACGGCGACGTTCATGCTGATGGGCGACCGGTGCTCGCGCGGCTGCAACTTCTGTGACGTGGAGACCGGCGGGATGGAGCCGCTCGACCCCGACGAGCCGGCGAACGTCGCGAAGGCGGTCGCCGAGATCGGCCTCGAGTACGTCGTGCTCACCTCCGTCGACCGGGACGACCTCGCGGACGGCGGCAGCGCTCACTTCGCCGAGACCGTTCGGGAGATCAAGCGGCGCGACCCGGGGACGCTCGTCGAGGTGCTCGTCCCGGACTTCGGCGGCGACGAGGCCGCGGTTCGCCGCATCGTCGAGGCCGAACCGGACGTGATCGCGCACAACGTCGAGACGGTCGAGCGCCTGCAGTGGCCGGTCCGCGACCGGCGGGCGAACTACGGCCAGACGCTCGACGTGCTCGAACAGGTGAGCCTGGAGTCGGACGTCTATACCAAGACGAGCGTGATGCTCGGCCTCGGCGAGTACGACCACGAGGTGTACCGGACGCTGCGGGACCTGCGGGAGGCCGACGTGGACATCGTCACCCTCGGCCAGTACCTCCAGCCGTCCCGCTCGCACCTCGACGTGTTCGAGTACGTCCACCCGGACGTCTTCGAGACGTGGCGCCGGGTCGCGGAGTCGGAACTCGGGTTCCTCTACTGTGCCTCCGGGCCGATGGTCCGCTCCTCGTACAAGGCCGGCGAGTTCTTCGTCGAGGCGCTGGTCCGCGAGGGCCGGAGCGTCGAGGAGGCGCGGGCGCACGCCCGCGCCGCGAGCGGCGATTGA
- a CDS encoding DUF7553 family protein translates to MSREELEEASGHLRRAAETAEGETREKLAEQSQRFADAASRESGPDHGWLDRHTHVVRELGEELDEEGREHVDDAVERINAYRETVPGV, encoded by the coding sequence ATGAGTCGAGAGGAACTCGAGGAGGCCAGCGGCCACCTCCGACGGGCAGCCGAGACCGCCGAGGGGGAAACCCGGGAGAAACTCGCCGAACAGTCACAGCGCTTCGCGGACGCAGCGAGCCGCGAGAGCGGCCCGGACCACGGGTGGCTCGACCGGCACACGCACGTCGTCCGCGAACTCGGCGAGGAACTGGACGAGGAGGGGCGAGAGCACGTCGACGACGCCGTGGAGCGGATCAACGCCTACCGGGAGACCGTTCCCGGCGTCTGA
- a CDS encoding stage II sporulation protein M: MSTDRSPSVSGALTAAGRVLADHPLSVVSAYLLGVAVLPVARVPFLVALAGAVVLLDSAGRVEPLVEALADEAAVVRDGSDGGGGEFGGPEGAVSPELGSAIEGVLLPEVGLLLLAGVLAALLVGALARAVASAVAYGTLWAALDGRPPLEDGVAAAGRWRSYLGLLLVRVGVVVPAVGVPVVAGIAVGGLPGLVVGGVLGLGGLLVLLVVTLLLAFARPAVVVDDAGASTAVRRSAGFVRRRPIATGAFAFVAAGVYVGVSTLVALLNVAGAGRAGAPVLSLAVAPVLDTFATALYAGRGLPARERRPVRTRIRTGLGGGVRELGRFVRGHPAANVLGALFVAAGAAGGYALTAPTGVSVPPPEDVGLVFGAVPVGPFVNIAANNWLVSAGTAFGGLAIGVPAAASLLFNGALIGALAGVFDRVAFLALVAPHGVLELPAVAVAGGLGLHLGAVGWRGLRGRADAAAVAAELRRATMVLVGLALVLVVASFVEAFLTPRIAAFVLG; this comes from the coding sequence ATGTCCACCGACCGGTCCCCCTCCGTCTCGGGGGCGCTCACCGCCGCGGGCCGCGTGCTCGCGGACCATCCCCTCTCCGTCGTGTCCGCGTACCTCCTCGGGGTGGCAGTCCTCCCCGTCGCGCGCGTCCCGTTCCTCGTCGCCCTCGCCGGCGCGGTCGTCCTGCTCGACTCGGCCGGGCGCGTCGAACCGCTCGTCGAGGCGCTGGCTGACGAAGCAGCCGTCGTCCGGGACGGCAGCGACGGCGGCGGCGGCGAGTTCGGCGGCCCGGAGGGGGCGGTCTCGCCCGAACTCGGGTCGGCGATCGAGGGCGTCCTCCTCCCGGAGGTCGGACTGCTCCTCCTCGCCGGCGTCCTCGCCGCCCTGCTCGTCGGCGCGCTCGCGCGGGCGGTCGCGAGCGCCGTGGCCTACGGCACCCTCTGGGCGGCGCTCGACGGCCGGCCGCCGCTGGAGGACGGCGTCGCCGCGGCGGGCCGGTGGCGGTCGTACCTCGGCCTGTTGCTCGTCCGCGTCGGCGTCGTCGTCCCGGCCGTGGGCGTCCCCGTCGTCGCGGGGATCGCCGTCGGGGGGCTCCCGGGCCTCGTCGTCGGCGGGGTGCTCGGACTCGGGGGACTGCTGGTGCTCCTGGTCGTGACGCTCCTGCTCGCGTTCGCGAGGCCGGCCGTCGTCGTCGACGACGCGGGCGCGTCGACGGCCGTCCGCCGGAGCGCCGGCTTCGTCCGCCGACGCCCGATCGCGACGGGCGCCTTCGCGTTCGTCGCCGCCGGCGTCTACGTCGGCGTCTCGACCCTCGTGGCCCTGCTGAACGTCGCCGGCGCCGGGCGGGCCGGCGCGCCGGTGCTCTCGCTCGCGGTCGCGCCCGTCCTCGACACGTTCGCCACGGCGCTGTACGCCGGGCGGGGGCTCCCCGCGCGGGAGCGTCGGCCGGTCCGGACCCGCATCCGGACCGGGCTGGGCGGCGGCGTGCGCGAGCTCGGGCGGTTCGTCCGGGGGCACCCGGCCGCGAACGTCCTCGGGGCGCTGTTCGTCGCCGCGGGCGCGGCGGGCGGGTACGCGCTCACGGCGCCGACGGGCGTCTCGGTCCCGCCGCCCGAGGACGTGGGGCTGGTGTTCGGCGCGGTGCCGGTCGGCCCGTTCGTCAACATCGCGGCGAACAACTGGCTCGTCTCGGCGGGCACCGCGTTCGGCGGGCTGGCGATCGGCGTCCCGGCGGCCGCCTCGCTGCTGTTCAACGGCGCCCTGATCGGCGCACTCGCGGGCGTGTTCGACCGGGTCGCGTTCCTCGCGCTCGTCGCGCCCCACGGCGTCCTCGAACTCCCGGCCGTCGCCGTCGCCGGCGGACTCGGCCTCCACCTCGGCGCCGTCGGCTGGCGGGGGCTCCGGGGGCGCGCGGACGCGGCCGCCGTGGCCGCCGAACTCCGCCGCGCGACGATGGTGCTCGTCGGCCTCGCGCTGGTTCTCGTCGTCGCCTCGTTCGTCGAGGCGTTCCTGACGCCCCGCATCGCGGCGTTCGTGCTGGGGTGA
- a CDS encoding transcription antitermination protein: protein MDADTFLSDLRADNETPLSRLGSSKSLYALTGGEMTADAVREAAAAEADAAADRFEAWSADEASGDAAALFGSVAEDARDHREAVAPEGFDPDGTREFPEYDALAGLKSTPARAGGLLARCVLADARVGQMVGFFVGSADPRAADDFRSLRGDVSDRLDDAADLLDAVCENDGEWAEAREAADAVLEAAYDDYVETLEGMGVKPKNVC from the coding sequence ATGGACGCCGACACCTTTCTCTCGGACCTGCGTGCCGACAACGAGACGCCCCTCTCGCGGCTCGGCTCCTCGAAGTCGCTGTACGCCCTGACGGGCGGCGAGATGACCGCCGACGCGGTCCGCGAGGCCGCCGCCGCGGAGGCCGACGCGGCCGCCGACCGGTTCGAGGCCTGGAGCGCCGACGAGGCGAGCGGCGACGCGGCGGCCCTGTTCGGGTCGGTCGCGGAGGACGCCCGCGACCACCGGGAGGCGGTCGCGCCGGAGGGGTTCGACCCGGACGGGACCCGCGAGTTCCCGGAGTACGACGCCCTCGCCGGCCTGAAATCGACGCCGGCCCGCGCGGGCGGCCTGCTGGCCCGCTGCGTGCTCGCGGACGCCCGCGTGGGCCAGATGGTCGGCTTCTTCGTCGGCAGCGCCGACCCGAGGGCGGCCGACGACTTCCGGTCGCTCCGGGGCGACGTCTCGGACCGCCTCGACGACGCGGCCGATCTGCTCGACGCCGTCTGCGAGAACGACGGGGAGTGGGCCGAGGCGCGGGAGGCGGCCGACGCCGTGCTCGAGGCGGCCTACGACGACTACGTCGAGACGCTGGAGGGGATGGGCGTGAAGCCGAAGAACGTCTGTTAG
- a CDS encoding MATE family efflux transporter has translation MLDVSSEDITEGSLGRALAYLSIPIVAQQLALVAQQVIDVFWIGRLGGDAVAAVGLVMPVLGLFGAGTMAVFLGSQIVVSQRVGRGDVAGARRAAFHGLVGAGVVGASLATLVNVFALDVTRLFNPEGEVAVLAAIYLGTMVFSFTVSGMSDAMEAAFVGSGDSRTPLVVNLVAVVVNVVLDPFLMFGWWRFDAYGIAGAAYATLIAYAVGLAIALAVAVSNRGGFHMTRAAVGLDADEFRELVDVGAPKAGQGAARQVARLVMVAVISVTGGGAALAAYTVGARISTVAFVPAGAVGSAGTTLVGQNLGAQRPDRATRATWLGVGVGAVGVGVLGVVQWFVPGLLAEVFVPGISGQTLEYTIAYLQILALGYWALGAIYTVEAGFNGAGKTRISMYSTMLQYWTVRVPVAAILAFGFGYGALGPFWAVTVSNVVAAVGLCAYFRYSTDNGMLRRAANAVSGVGTAD, from the coding sequence ATGCTCGACGTCTCGTCGGAGGACATCACCGAGGGCTCGCTGGGGAGAGCGCTCGCCTACCTCTCGATACCGATCGTCGCCCAGCAGCTCGCGCTGGTCGCCCAGCAGGTGATCGACGTGTTCTGGATCGGCCGGCTCGGCGGGGACGCGGTCGCGGCCGTCGGGCTCGTCATGCCGGTTCTGGGCCTGTTCGGCGCCGGGACGATGGCCGTGTTCCTGGGGAGCCAGATCGTCGTCTCCCAGCGCGTCGGGCGCGGCGACGTGGCGGGGGCGCGCCGGGCCGCGTTCCACGGGCTCGTCGGCGCCGGCGTGGTCGGGGCGTCGCTCGCGACCCTGGTCAACGTCTTCGCGCTCGACGTCACCCGACTGTTCAACCCCGAGGGGGAGGTGGCCGTCCTCGCCGCGATCTACCTCGGAACGATGGTGTTCTCCTTCACCGTCAGCGGCATGAGCGACGCGATGGAGGCCGCGTTCGTGGGATCGGGCGACTCCCGGACGCCGCTCGTCGTGAACCTCGTCGCCGTCGTCGTGAACGTCGTCCTCGACCCGTTCCTCATGTTCGGCTGGTGGCGCTTCGACGCCTACGGCATCGCGGGCGCCGCCTACGCCACCCTCATCGCGTACGCGGTCGGACTGGCCATCGCGCTCGCCGTCGCCGTCTCGAACCGCGGCGGATTCCACATGACCCGTGCCGCCGTCGGCCTCGACGCGGACGAGTTCCGCGAACTGGTCGACGTCGGCGCCCCCAAGGCCGGGCAGGGGGCGGCCCGGCAGGTCGCCCGCCTCGTCATGGTCGCCGTCATCTCCGTGACGGGCGGGGGCGCCGCGCTCGCGGCCTACACCGTCGGCGCGCGCATCTCCACCGTCGCCTTCGTTCCGGCGGGGGCGGTCGGCTCCGCCGGGACGACGCTGGTGGGGCAGAACCTCGGCGCACAGCGCCCCGACCGGGCCACGCGGGCGACGTGGCTCGGCGTGGGGGTCGGCGCGGTCGGCGTCGGCGTCCTCGGGGTCGTCCAGTGGTTCGTCCCCGGCCTCCTCGCGGAGGTGTTCGTCCCGGGCATCTCGGGGCAGACGCTCGAGTACACGATCGCGTACCTGCAGATCCTCGCGCTGGGCTACTGGGCGCTCGGCGCCATCTACACCGTCGAGGCCGGCTTCAACGGCGCCGGCAAGACGAGGATCTCGATGTACTCCACGATGCTGCAGTACTGGACGGTGCGCGTCCCCGTCGCGGCGATCCTCGCGTTCGGGTTCGGCTACGGCGCGCTCGGACCGTTCTGGGCGGTCACCGTCTCGAACGTCGTCGCGGCGGTCGGCCTCTGTGCGTACTTCCGGTACTCGACGGACAACGGGATGCTCCGGCGGGCCGCGAACGCCGTGTCGGGCGTGGGAACGGCAGACTGA
- the uvrB gene encoding excinuclease ABC subunit UvrB → MSESQGPLSPDRPGLDRPLRVDAPFDPAGDQPEAIERLVDGYRQGMDEQTLLGVTGSGKTNTVSWVAEQLDRPMLVLAHNKTLAAQLYEEFKTLFPDNAVEYFVSYYDYYQPEAYVEQTDTFIDKEMSLNEEIDRLRHSATRSLLTRDDVIVVASVSAIYGLGDPANYREMSLELAVGEGIGRDDLLARLVDLNYERNDVDFQQGTFRVRGDTVEIFPMYGRYAVRVELWGDEIDRMTKVDPMQGEVVSQEPAVMIHPAEHYSIPQQRLETAVEEIEDLMEKRVRHFERNGDLVAAQRIEERTTFDLEMLQEAGYCSGIENYSVHLSNRESGEAPYTLLDYFPDDFLTVIDESHQTIPQIKGQFAGDKSRKDSLVENGFRLPTAYDNRPLTFEEFEEKTDRTLYVSATPGEYEREHSERVVEQIVRPTHLVDPEVEVTSATGQVDDLMDRIDGRIERGERTLVTTLTKRMAEDLTEYLEEAGVDVAYMHDETDTLERHELVRSLRLGDIDVLVGINLLREGLDIPEVSLVAILDADQEGFLRSETTLVQTMGRAARNVNGEVVLYADETTDSMSAAIEETQRRRRIQREFNEEHGYEPRTIEKEIGETNLPGSKTDTSGIAGSDVADEEEAGARIRALEERMQEAANNLEFELAADIRDRVQELRREFELEREDEGVAPPEAGVEDAEF, encoded by the coding sequence ATGAGCGAATCGCAGGGTCCGCTGTCGCCGGACCGCCCCGGGCTCGACCGTCCCCTCCGCGTCGACGCCCCGTTCGACCCGGCCGGCGACCAGCCCGAGGCCATCGAGCGGCTCGTGGACGGCTACCGGCAGGGGATGGACGAACAGACCTTGCTCGGAGTGACCGGGTCCGGTAAGACGAACACCGTCTCGTGGGTCGCCGAGCAGCTCGACCGACCGATGCTGGTGCTCGCGCACAACAAGACCCTCGCCGCACAGCTGTACGAGGAGTTCAAGACCCTCTTCCCCGACAACGCCGTCGAGTACTTCGTCTCCTACTACGACTACTACCAGCCGGAGGCGTACGTCGAGCAGACGGACACCTTCATCGACAAGGAGATGTCGCTCAACGAGGAGATCGACCGGCTGCGCCACTCGGCGACCCGGTCGCTTCTCACCCGGGACGACGTCATCGTCGTCGCCTCCGTCTCGGCCATCTACGGGCTCGGCGACCCGGCCAACTACCGGGAGATGTCGCTCGAACTCGCGGTCGGCGAGGGGATCGGCCGCGACGACCTGCTCGCGCGGCTGGTCGACCTGAACTACGAGCGCAACGACGTCGACTTCCAGCAGGGCACGTTCCGCGTCCGGGGTGACACCGTGGAGATCTTCCCGATGTACGGCCGCTACGCCGTGCGGGTCGAACTCTGGGGCGACGAGATCGACCGCATGACGAAGGTCGACCCGATGCAGGGCGAGGTCGTCTCCCAGGAGCCGGCCGTGATGATCCACCCCGCGGAGCACTACTCCATCCCCCAGCAGCGGCTGGAGACGGCGGTCGAGGAGATCGAGGACCTGATGGAGAAGCGCGTGCGCCACTTCGAGCGGAACGGCGACCTCGTCGCCGCCCAGCGCATCGAGGAGCGCACCACCTTCGACTTGGAGATGCTCCAGGAGGCCGGCTACTGCTCGGGCATCGAGAACTACTCGGTCCACCTCTCGAACCGCGAGTCGGGCGAGGCGCCCTACACCCTCCTCGACTACTTCCCGGACGACTTCCTCACGGTGATCGACGAGTCACACCAGACCATCCCGCAGATCAAGGGTCAGTTCGCGGGCGACAAGTCCCGGAAGGACTCGCTCGTCGAGAACGGCTTCCGGCTCCCCACGGCCTACGACAACCGTCCGCTCACCTTCGAGGAGTTCGAGGAGAAGACCGACCGAACCCTCTACGTGAGCGCGACGCCGGGCGAGTACGAGCGCGAGCACTCGGAGCGAGTGGTCGAACAGATCGTCCGCCCGACCCACCTCGTCGACCCGGAGGTCGAGGTCACGTCCGCGACGGGGCAGGTGGACGACCTCATGGACCGCATCGACGGCCGCATCGAGCGCGGCGAGCGCACGCTCGTCACCACGCTCACCAAGCGGATGGCCGAGGACCTCACCGAGTACCTCGAGGAGGCCGGCGTCGACGTCGCGTACATGCACGACGAGACCGACACGCTCGAACGCCACGAACTCGTCCGGTCGCTCCGCCTCGGCGACATCGACGTGCTCGTCGGCATCAACCTCCTCCGGGAGGGACTCGACATCCCCGAGGTGAGCCTCGTCGCCATCCTCGACGCCGACCAGGAGGGCTTCCTCCGCTCGGAGACGACGCTCGTCCAGACGATGGGCCGTGCGGCACGGAACGTCAACGGCGAGGTCGTCCTGTACGCGGACGAGACGACCGACTCCATGTCGGCCGCCATCGAGGAGACGCAACGCCGTCGCCGCATCCAGCGCGAGTTCAACGAGGAGCACGGCTACGAGCCAAGGACGATCGAGAAGGAGATCGGCGAGACGAACCTCCCGGGGTCGAAGACGGACACCTCCGGAATCGCGGGCAGCGACGTCGCCGACGAGGAGGAGGCGGGGGCCCGCATCCGGGCGCTCGAAGAGCGGATGCAGGAGGCCGCGAACAACCTCGAGTTCGAACTCGCGGCCGACATCCGCGACCGGGTGCAGGAACTCCGACGGGAGTTCGAACTGGAACGCGAGGACGAGGGCGTCGCGCCGCCGGAGGCGGGCGTCGAGGACGCCGAGTTCTGA
- a CDS encoding sulfurtransferase has product MTDYAKDVLVSADWVEDHLDEFQSDDPEYRLVEVDVDTEAYGTGHAPGAIGFNWETQLQDQTRRDLLTKEDFEELNASHGISDDSTVVLYGDSSNWFAAYTYWQYKYYGHDDVRLLDGGRDYWLENDYPLTEDVPEFPETTYEAEEPDESIRAYRQQVEDAIDAGVPLVDVRSPEEFRGEILAPPGLQETAQRGGHIPGARNISWASTVNEDGTFKSADELQELYEEVVESGDDEIVAYCRIGERSSIAWFALHELLGEDQTVNYDGSWTEWGNLVGAPVEKGEAEH; this is encoded by the coding sequence ATGACAGATTACGCCAAGGACGTGCTCGTGTCGGCGGACTGGGTGGAGGACCACCTCGACGAGTTCCAGTCGGACGACCCCGAGTACCGGCTGGTGGAGGTCGACGTGGACACCGAGGCCTACGGCACGGGCCACGCGCCCGGTGCCATCGGCTTCAACTGGGAGACCCAGTTGCAGGACCAGACGCGACGCGACCTCCTGACGAAGGAGGACTTCGAGGAGCTGAACGCCTCCCACGGCATCAGCGACGACTCCACGGTCGTGCTGTACGGCGACTCCTCGAACTGGTTCGCGGCCTACACCTACTGGCAGTACAAGTACTACGGCCACGACGACGTGCGCCTGCTCGACGGCGGCCGCGACTACTGGCTGGAGAACGACTACCCGCTCACCGAGGATGTGCCGGAGTTCCCCGAGACGACCTACGAGGCCGAGGAGCCCGACGAGTCCATTCGGGCGTACCGCCAGCAGGTCGAGGACGCCATCGACGCCGGCGTGCCGCTCGTCGACGTGCGCTCGCCCGAGGAGTTCCGCGGCGAGATCCTCGCGCCCCCGGGCCTGCAGGAGACCGCCCAGCGCGGCGGCCACATCCCCGGCGCCCGCAACATCTCGTGGGCGTCGACGGTGAACGAGGACGGGACGTTCAAGAGCGCCGACGAACTGCAGGAACTCTACGAGGAGGTCGTCGAGTCGGGCGACGACGAGATCGTCGCCTACTGCCGCATCGGCGAGCGCTCCTCGATCGCCTGGTTCGCGCTCCACGAACTGCTCGGCGAGGACCAGACCGTCAACTACGACGGCTCCTGGACCGAGTGGGGCAACCTCGTCGGCGCGCCCGTGGAGAAGGGCGAGGCCGAGCACTAG
- the pdhA gene encoding pyruvate dehydrogenase (acetyl-transferring) E1 component subunit alpha, which yields MSTLERDPRESMVQVLDEDGSVVGDVPDVGDDELVEMYHNMKLARHFDTRAVSLQRQGRMGTYPPLSGQEGAQVGSAMALAEGDWTIPSYREHAANLVRGMGLERTLRYWMGDERGNSPPEGVNVFTAAVPIASQIPHATGMAWADKLKHGGDPENAYICYFGDGATSEGDFHEGLNFAGVFDTPNVFFCNNNQWAISVPRERQTASETLAQKAVAYGFEGVRVDGMDPLAVYSVTSDALEKAKSPGEGERRPTLVEAVQYRYGAHTTADDPSVYRTDEEVERWKAKDPIPRLEAFLRNQGLLDDERVDAIEEAVEEEVAAAIEEAESTARPDPSTMFEHVFEEAPPDLAEQAEEFAAIREKYGDEAFLEE from the coding sequence GTGAGTACGCTCGAGCGCGACCCCCGCGAGAGCATGGTCCAGGTCCTCGACGAGGACGGGAGCGTCGTCGGAGACGTCCCCGACGTCGGCGACGACGAACTCGTCGAGATGTACCACAACATGAAGCTCGCCCGGCACTTCGACACGCGGGCCGTCTCCCTCCAGCGGCAGGGCCGCATGGGGACGTATCCGCCCCTGTCGGGCCAGGAGGGCGCCCAGGTCGGCTCCGCGATGGCGCTCGCGGAGGGCGACTGGACGATCCCCTCCTACCGCGAACACGCCGCCAACCTCGTCCGTGGCATGGGTCTCGAACGGACGCTGCGCTACTGGATGGGCGACGAGCGCGGCAACTCGCCGCCGGAGGGCGTCAACGTCTTCACGGCAGCGGTCCCGATCGCCTCCCAGATCCCGCACGCGACGGGGATGGCGTGGGCGGACAAGCTGAAGCACGGCGGCGACCCGGAGAACGCCTACATCTGCTACTTCGGCGACGGCGCGACCTCGGAGGGCGACTTCCATGAGGGGTTGAACTTCGCGGGCGTCTTCGACACGCCGAACGTCTTCTTCTGTAACAACAACCAGTGGGCCATCTCGGTCCCGCGCGAACGACAGACCGCCTCCGAGACGCTCGCCCAGAAGGCCGTCGCGTACGGCTTCGAGGGCGTCCGCGTCGACGGGATGGACCCGCTCGCCGTCTACTCGGTGACGTCCGACGCGCTCGAGAAGGCGAAGTCGCCCGGCGAGGGCGAGCGCCGGCCGACGCTCGTCGAGGCCGTACAGTACCGCTACGGCGCACACACCACCGCCGACGACCCGTCGGTGTACCGGACCGACGAGGAGGTCGAGCGGTGGAAGGCGAAGGACCCGATCCCGCGGCTGGAGGCGTTCCTCCGGAACCAGGGGCTGCTCGACGACGAGCGGGTCGACGCCATCGAGGAGGCCGTCGAGGAGGAGGTCGCGGCCGCCATCGAGGAGGCCGAATCGACCGCCCGCCCCGACCCGAGCACGATGTTCGAGCACGTGTTCGAGGAGGCACCCCCGGACCTGGCCGAGCAGGCCGAGGAGTTCGCGGCGATCCGCGAGAAGTACGGCGACGAGGCGTTCCTCGAGGAGTGA
- a CDS encoding AI-2E family transporter has protein sequence MLALTAFVLAGVLATVVFAVTVAYVLYPLRQELRARGCSDRLAALAATAAAFLGVVALAAPLGFVLYRRRSEFVDFLRSVPPGIPVELGGFSLVVETAPLLDAAVDAVRALAASTAAAAPVFALKLLLFVLLVYGLLYAPGSPRAALLRLCPDEYHDVLFALHRRTAHTLRAIYVLQAATALGTFVVAFVLFWLLGYGSPFALAVVAGVLQFVPVLGPSAVVAGLAAMDLVAGEALRAATVLVLGLFLVGFAPDAIIRPRLAGGTTDLPVSVYFVGFVGGLLTLGAIGFVLGPLVVALLAEVVSLLSEGPVSEGTAPSNRPAGEASDPTAGESVDVPPDGSAPGPGTPPSGAVDVTDSTDG, from the coding sequence ATGCTAGCGCTCACGGCGTTCGTGCTCGCGGGCGTGCTCGCCACCGTCGTGTTCGCCGTGACCGTCGCGTACGTGCTCTACCCCCTCCGACAGGAACTGCGGGCCCGGGGGTGCTCGGATCGGCTCGCGGCGCTCGCGGCGACTGCCGCGGCGTTCCTCGGCGTCGTCGCGCTCGCGGCGCCGCTCGGCTTCGTGCTCTACCGGCGCCGCTCGGAGTTCGTCGACTTCCTGCGTTCGGTCCCGCCGGGGATCCCGGTCGAACTCGGCGGGTTCTCCCTCGTCGTCGAGACGGCGCCGCTGCTCGACGCCGCCGTCGACGCGGTCCGCGCGCTGGCGGCGTCGACGGCCGCCGCCGCGCCGGTGTTCGCGCTCAAACTGCTCCTGTTCGTCCTGCTCGTCTACGGGCTGTTGTACGCGCCGGGGTCGCCCCGCGCGGCGCTGCTCCGGCTCTGTCCCGACGAGTACCACGACGTGCTGTTCGCGCTCCACCGCCGGACCGCACACACGCTCCGGGCGATCTACGTCCTCCAGGCGGCCACGGCGCTCGGGACGTTCGTCGTCGCGTTCGTCCTCTTCTGGCTGCTCGGCTACGGTTCGCCGTTCGCGCTGGCCGTCGTCGCGGGCGTGCTCCAGTTCGTCCCGGTGCTCGGCCCGAGCGCCGTCGTCGCCGGCCTCGCCGCGATGGATCTCGTCGCGGGCGAGGCGCTCCGGGCCGCGACGGTGCTCGTCCTCGGCCTCTTCCTCGTCGGCTTCGCCCCCGACGCGATCATCCGTCCCCGACTGGCCGGCGGCACGACCGACCTCCCGGTGTCGGTGTACTTCGTCGGCTTCGTCGGCGGCCTGCTCACGCTCGGCGCCATCGGCTTCGTGCTCGGCCCGCTCGTGGTCGCGCTGCTCGCCGAGGTGGTGAGCCTCCTCTCGGAGGGTCCCGTCTCCGAGGGGACCGCACCCTCGAACCGGCCCGCGGGCGAGGCGTCCGACCCGACGGCGGGCGAGTCGGTCGACGTCCCCCCCGACGGGAGCGCGCCCGGACCCGGGACCCCGCCCTCGGGCGCCGTCGACGTCACGGACTCGACGGACGGCTGA
- a CDS encoding sulfurtransferase yields MDAFVSADWLAERLDDVRVVDVRDAWEYEGIGHLPGAVSIPFGEFRSADGDEGMLPGADRWADLLSSAGVDADDEVVAYDDTHGVFAARFLVTAELYGHDPAKLHLLDGDYSAWSRQREVTTEPVEPEATEYEPREPADSPLVDFAAVEAALEDPDTVVVDTREPWEYEEGHLPGAVQLDWMELVDAESRGLKPRDEQEATLADRGIVPGKRILLYCNTARRISHTYLVLRHLGYGDLAFYEGSLTEWEARGGAMETGS; encoded by the coding sequence ATGGACGCATTCGTCTCGGCCGACTGGCTCGCCGAGCGACTCGACGACGTGCGGGTGGTGGACGTCCGCGACGCCTGGGAGTACGAGGGCATCGGCCACCTCCCCGGCGCCGTCTCCATCCCGTTCGGGGAGTTCCGGAGCGCCGACGGCGACGAGGGGATGCTGCCCGGCGCCGATCGGTGGGCCGACCTGCTCTCGTCGGCCGGCGTCGACGCGGACGACGAGGTCGTCGCCTACGACGACACCCACGGCGTGTTCGCGGCACGCTTTCTCGTCACTGCGGAGCTGTACGGACACGACCCCGCGAAGCTCCACCTGCTCGACGGCGACTACTCCGCGTGGAGCCGCCAGCGCGAGGTGACGACCGAGCCGGTCGAGCCCGAGGCGACCGAGTACGAGCCGCGCGAGCCCGCGGACTCGCCGCTCGTCGACTTCGCGGCGGTGGAGGCGGCGCTCGAGGACCCCGACACCGTCGTCGTCGACACCCGCGAGCCGTGGGAGTACGAGGAGGGCCACCTCCCCGGCGCCGTCCAGCTCGACTGGATGGAGCTGGTGGACGCCGAGTCCCGCGGACTGAAGCCCCGCGACGAGCAGGAGGCGACCCTCGCCGACCGCGGCATCGTCCCCGGGAAGCGAATCCTGCTCTACTGCAACACGGCCCGGCGCATCAGCCACACGTACCTCGTGCTCCGGCACCTCGGCTACGGGGACCTCGCGTTCTACGAGGGGAGCCTCACCGAGTGGGAGGCGCGCGGCGGGGCGATGGAGACCGGGTCGTAG